In a genomic window of Lycium ferocissimum isolate CSIRO_LF1 chromosome 9, AGI_CSIRO_Lferr_CH_V1, whole genome shotgun sequence:
- the LOC132029900 gene encoding uncharacterized protein LOC132029900, which translates to MATRARDTAPSPAGKEKRGTSPIQHQRSTTNTSKTTSPIRKQVDPTLTTASTLNKNTPSYLKPTIAQAKKSASSSDLHNTHSTKTSNLSRRRSFDNKPPLPSSSPKTRISPSPRERIPRSSSSLSTKTSTSHRPLLDKSSKTTTSKDAIGKQRGAGLNSRPVTKKKTTTTTTRKHDSASGSTTKASVTTNSPDVAQNVISEGEQSEPEDHQELTIHETEKETIISDNEMIADSDAGENDIDSATEDHIEEIIDENVNNAELKDIKAAAEQVENQETKIGEPEEISNEPNEPDSSEKEKEEIVTNASEEIQESKEEDEKTNQEKETPMAEETESLNPKQIGVGVEESTEAEPAKNMNVASSKFQHQVVQGKNNESVVSNNVIEETASKLREQRKNKVRALAGAFETVISLQEHK; encoded by the coding sequence ATGGCAACAAGGGCAAGGGACACAGCTCCTTCTCCTGCAGGGAAGGAGAAGAGAGGAACATCACCAATACAACACCAGAGAAGCAcaacaaacacatcaaaaacaACATCCCCTATCCGAAAACAAGTTGATCCAACATTAACAACAGCTAGTACCTTAAACAAGAACACTCCCAGCTATCTCAAACCAACAATTGCTCAAGCCAAGAAGTCTGCATCCTCAAGTGACTTGCACAACACTCACAGTACCAAAACATCTAATCTATCTCGAAGAAGATCATTCGATAATAAGCCTCccttaccttcttcctctcCAAAAACTCGAATTTCCCCTAGTCCTAGGGAGAGAATTCCTCGTTCATCCTCGTCTTTATCAACCAAGACTTCTACTTCCCATAGACCCCTTTTGGATAAATCCTCAAAAACTACTACCAGTAAGGATGCCATTGGGAAACAACGCGGTGCTGGCCTAAATTCTAGGCCAGTGACCAAAAAAAAGACAACCACAACTACAACCAGGAAGCATGATAGTGCTAGTGGTTCAACTACAAAAGCATCGGTAACAACAAATTCTCCAGATGTAGCTCAGAATGTCATTTCTGAGGGTGAACAGTCAGAGCCAGAGGATCATCAAGAACTAACAATTCATGAAACGGAAAAGGAAACGATCATAAGTGACAATGAAATGATTGCTGATTCTGATGCAGGGGAGAATGATATTGATTCAGCCACAGAGGATCACATTGAAGAGATTATTGATGAAAATGTAAACAATGCTGAATTAAAGGACATCAAAGCTGCAGCTGAACAAgtggaaaatcaagaaaccaaaattGGAGAACCAGAAGAAATCAGCAATGAGCCTAATGAACCTGATTCATcagagaaggaaaaagaagaaatagtcACAAATGCATCCGAGGAGATTCAAGAATCGAAAGAGGAGGACGAAAAAAcaaaccaagaaaaagaaactccCATGGCAGAAGAAACCGAAAGTCTCAATCCCAAGCAAATTGGGGTCGGGGTAGAAGAAAGTACAGAAGCAGAGCCAGCGAAAAATATGAATGTGGCATCATCAAAATTTCAACATCAAGTGGTGCAAGGCAAGAATAACGAATCAGTGGTTTCAAATAATGTGATTGAAGAGACTGCAAGCAAACTTAGGGAGCAAAGGAAGAACAAAGTGAGAGCATTGGCTGGTGCTTTTGAAACTGTCATCTCCCTGCAAGAGCACAAATGA